The genome window GAGTGGGCCGAGTCGCCGACGGTCTACGAGGTGTTCGTGCGGTCGTTCGCGGGCGACACGCTGCCGACGACGTTCCGGGAGATCGAGCGCCGGGTCGAGTACCTGGAGCACCTCGGCGTCGACGCGCTGTGGCTCACCCCCGTCCTCGCGTCGCCGACCGAGCACGGCTACCACGTCACCGACTACGACGACACCGCCGCGGACCTCGGCTCCCGCGAGGCGTTCGAGTCCTTGGTCGACGCCTGCCACGACGCCGGGATCCGCGTGATATTCGATCTGGTGATCAACCACACCTCCCGCGACCACCCCGCCTTCCAGCTCCACTCTGCCGGCGTCGACGCGTACGCCGACCACTACCGGCGGACCGACGGGGCCGCCGACGTGACCGGGATCGACTGGGCCGAGCTCGGCGAGGGGGACATGCCCGACTACTACTTCGAGTGGGGGCGGATCCCGAACCTCAACTACGACAGCCCGACCGTCCGCGAGTGGCTGCTCGGCGTCGTCGACGAGTGGGCCGGCGTCGTCGACGGGTTCCGCGCCGACGTGGCGTGGGGGGTCCCGCACGGCTTCTGGAAGGAGGTCGCCGACCGCGTCCCGGACGACGTCCTCCTCCTCGACGAGACGATCCCGCACGACCCGTTCTACGGCGAGGGCGAGTTCCACCGCCACTACGACACCTCGCTGTACGAGACGCTCCGCGCGGTCGGCGCGGGCGAGGCGCCGGCGGACGCGGTCGAGACCGCCCTCGCGCGCGGCGAGTGGCTCGGCTTCGACGACCCCGCTTCCCAGATGCGCTACGTCGAGAACCACGACGAGGACCGGTACCTCGCCGAGCACGGCCGAGCGGCCCTCCGCGCGGCCGCGGCCGTGACGTTCACGCTGCCGGGCGCGCCGATGATCTACGCGGGACAGGAGCGCGGCAACGAGACGTACCGGGGCCCGATCCGGTGGCACGACGGCGACAACGGCCTCACCGAGTTCCACCGCCGGCTGGCCGCGCTGCGCGAGGCGGAACCGCTCCTCCGCGACGGAGCCGTGAGGTTTGACGACCGGGCGGCCGACGCCCGCGTCGTCGAGGGGGACGCCGAGCGCGTGCTCGCCTACGAGCGGACGCCGCCGGCGGACGGGGCGGCCGACGGCGGCGACGCCGATCGCGACCCGCTCCTCGTCGTCGCCAACTTCGCCGAGGCGTCGGCGACCGTCGCCGTGCCCGACGGAGTCGAGGCCGACCTGTTCGGGGGCGACGAGGAGATACTCGGAGCGAGCGACGCGAGCGACGATGAGGCGGAAGACGGCGAGACCAGAATCGAGGTCGACGCGGTCGCGGTCCTCCGCTGACTGCCGTCGAACCGCGGACGGCGCCCGCGAGAGCGCCGACGCCGGGGCGGCGGTCTGACGCCCCGGACCGACCCTTATAAGTGCCGCTCGGAAGAGGCGTGCGTATGGACGACCGGACGCTGACCGACCTCCTCCGTCGCTTCGGGCTCTCGGACAAGGAGGTCGACACCTATCTCAGTCTGCTGGAACACGGCGAGGCGAAGGCGAGCACCGTCGCCGACGCGGCGGGCGTCTCGAAGCGGTACGTCTACAGCGTGAGCGAGTCGCTGGAGGAGCGCGGCTTCGTCGAGGTGAACGACCACGTCGTGCCGACGACGATCCGCGCGAACCCGCCCGACGAGGTGATAGACCGGCTCCGGTCCGACGTGGACGCGATGCGGCCCGGGCTGGCGGAGCGCTACTCCCGCGTGGAGCGCCAGGCCGAGCAGTTCGAGGTGATCAAGTCGCGGGCCACCGTGATCAAGCGGATCCGGTCGCTGCTCGCTGACGCCGAAAGCGAGGTCGCGCTGTCGATCACCGCGAAGCAGCTCCCCGAGGTGAAGGAGGCGCTCGCCGACGCGGTCGACCGCGGCGTGCTCGTCCTGCTCGTGGTCTCCGACGCGGCCGCGGACCTCGACGCGGACGACCCCGCGCTGTCGGGCGTCGCGAACGTCGTCCGGACGTGGAGCGAGGCGATGCCGACGCTGCTCACCGTCGACTCCGCGGCCGGCGTCGTCTCCCCGCCCGAGCTGCTCCGCCGGTCGACGACCGACCGACAGGCGATCGCCTTCGCGCAGGAGCAGCTCGCGCCGGTGATCGTCGGCTCCTTCCTCGGGAACTACTGGCCCGCCGCGACCGAGCTCGCCGTCGCCGATCCGGCGCCGCTCCCGGCCGAGTACACCGACTTCAGGCACACCGTCCTCCAGGCGACGCTGCGGCTCCGCGCCGGCGACCAGCCGCGGGT of Halorubrum trapanicum contains these proteins:
- a CDS encoding alpha-amylase family glycosyl hydrolase; its protein translation is MHEPGPPRTTSVGEPVELAPRSPDPDGTYRWTVRDAPADSDLSPGDGPDPDATGPPSSATAVEDEEPSTADASSAVLRAGETGRGDDPVVHLAPDAPGTYVLALDAPDGVHRQRVRVFPDERREAAIRVSADDLAVEEGEVDRVSLLWPHNENRLALDHAERDGDEWVASVRVPPGRHGYGFVPNGDRSAAVHGECEVPGPGRPRLSLDATVVEADEPGDDGGSDRLRLTAAVEPAPAVDEVERGGDPDALDATFLVDDRDADPETVAAVESRADGRTLTVPLDDLPESVRIHAVPRGERYGAAETVRIETGGTDANSEGGVDDAVAVADPNPTPEWAESPTVYEVFVRSFAGDTLPTTFREIERRVEYLEHLGVDALWLTPVLASPTEHGYHVTDYDDTAADLGSREAFESLVDACHDAGIRVIFDLVINHTSRDHPAFQLHSAGVDAYADHYRRTDGAADVTGIDWAELGEGDMPDYYFEWGRIPNLNYDSPTVREWLLGVVDEWAGVVDGFRADVAWGVPHGFWKEVADRVPDDVLLLDETIPHDPFYGEGEFHRHYDTSLYETLRAVGAGEAPADAVETALARGEWLGFDDPASQMRYVENHDEDRYLAEHGRAALRAAAAVTFTLPGAPMIYAGQERGNETYRGPIRWHDGDNGLTEFHRRLAALREAEPLLRDGAVRFDDRAADARVVEGDAERVLAYERTPPADGAADGGDADRDPLLVVANFAEASATVAVPDGVEADLFGGDEEILGASDASDDEAEDGETRIEVDAVAVLR
- a CDS encoding TrmB family transcriptional regulator sugar-binding domain-containing protein, with amino-acid sequence MDDRTLTDLLRRFGLSDKEVDTYLSLLEHGEAKASTVADAAGVSKRYVYSVSESLEERGFVEVNDHVVPTTIRANPPDEVIDRLRSDVDAMRPGLAERYSRVERQAEQFEVIKSRATVIKRIRSLLADAESEVALSITAKQLPEVKEALADAVDRGVLVLLVVSDAAADLDADDPALSGVANVVRTWSEAMPTLLTVDSAAGVVSPPELLRRSTTDRQAIAFAQEQLAPVIVGSFLGNYWPAATELAVADPAPLPAEYTDFRHTVLQATLRLRAGDQPRVTVGGRWTDDDEPAEVVGRVVEARQGMVEPTNNEFPVEHSLVVETDDGDVTVGGQGAFVEDVEADLVRIESDAE